Proteins encoded together in one Nocardioides marinisabuli window:
- a CDS encoding sulfotransferase family protein: MVLGGVQKAATSTLYRVLVSHQHITRAPQKEWHFFDDDSLDWERPDFSHYQVALRSARSKATMGVDATPSYLFWPGALERIRSWNPDVPLIFCFRDPIERAFSHWVMNWTRRLPSDERITFAESVRIGFDPSWIGTRPDGWDAKSLRTRTVVARGFYGAQLARVHSIFPREQVHLVDFHQMVRAQHDTAEDLVARLGLPPYKKRFEPLARSASQTDFEADAPTADDIAVLLDRFADDHRAFSETSGLDTSGWTTSRLLAGELTPGDVAEKLGRKAGLL, translated from the coding sequence GTGGTCCTCGGTGGTGTGCAGAAGGCCGCCACCAGCACGCTCTACCGCGTCCTGGTCAGCCACCAGCACATCACCCGGGCCCCGCAGAAGGAGTGGCACTTCTTCGACGACGACTCCCTCGACTGGGAGCGTCCCGACTTCAGCCACTACCAGGTCGCGCTGCGCTCGGCGCGCTCGAAGGCCACGATGGGCGTCGACGCCACCCCGTCGTACCTCTTCTGGCCGGGCGCGCTGGAGCGGATCCGCTCCTGGAACCCCGACGTGCCGCTGATCTTCTGCTTCCGCGACCCGATCGAGCGCGCCTTCTCGCACTGGGTGATGAACTGGACGCGCCGGCTGCCCTCCGACGAGCGGATCACCTTCGCCGAGTCGGTGCGCATCGGCTTCGACCCGTCGTGGATCGGCACCCGCCCCGACGGCTGGGACGCCAAGTCGCTGCGCACCCGCACCGTGGTCGCACGCGGCTTCTACGGCGCCCAGCTGGCCCGGGTGCACTCGATCTTCCCCCGCGAGCAGGTGCACCTCGTCGACTTCCACCAGATGGTCAGGGCCCAGCACGACACCGCCGAGGACCTGGTGGCGCGCCTGGGGCTGCCGCCGTACAAGAAGCGGTTCGAGCCGCTGGCGCGCAGCGCCTCGCAGACCGACTTCGAGGCCGACGCGCCCACCGCCGACGACATCGCCGTGCTGCTCGACCGCTTCGCCGACGACCACCGCGCCTTCAGCGAGACCTCCGGGCTCGACACCTCGGGATGGACCACCAGCCGGCTGCTGGCCGGGGAGCTCACCCCCGGCGACGTCGCCGAGAAGCTGGGGCGCAAGGCCGGCCTGCTGTAG
- a CDS encoding SpoIIE family protein phosphatase: MSRGEEPLWRLAGSLHPAYAAVDWAATGLGEPRDWSPALRSTLALALETRFAMALFWGPDQVLLYNEAFVGLIADKHPAALGRPTRDVFPEAWDQIGPMLHSVVEDATPTWVVDAEVPLRRSGFLEECYFTFSYSPVRGPDGAVEGAVDIVTETTRQVVARRRLQVLTRLDQGLARVSSTAGLVDLAVRVLGADPGDLSEVEAVPGAVADPVVLESVGAPGEGTVARIALPVPDPRAPQQHLRVRLSDRLALDEDYVDFLRSLAGALQQALELMAARDSDRRLSEALQRSLLTRPAHGPTLQVAVRYQPAAEKARVGGDWYDAYVLPDGALAVMVGDVAGHDQHAAAAMGQLRNLTRGVAYSARLALPARVLSDLDRAMAGLGVDEVATAVLAVVEDGGPDGQLLHWSNAGHPPPVVVEADGSVRLLEDVPDLLLGLDPETRRADHRLRLRPGDTLLLYTDGLVERRDAALADGLAWLVATLEGWGDRDPEDLCDHLLTEVGQHEDDLVLLALRART, from the coding sequence GTGAGCAGGGGTGAGGAGCCGCTGTGGCGGCTGGCCGGGTCGCTGCACCCGGCGTACGCCGCCGTCGACTGGGCGGCCACCGGGCTGGGGGAGCCGCGCGACTGGAGCCCCGCGCTGCGCAGCACGCTCGCGCTGGCGCTCGAGACCCGCTTCGCGATGGCCCTGTTCTGGGGCCCCGACCAGGTGCTGCTCTACAACGAGGCCTTCGTCGGGCTGATCGCCGACAAGCACCCGGCGGCGCTGGGGCGTCCCACCCGGGACGTCTTCCCCGAGGCGTGGGACCAGATCGGGCCGATGCTGCACTCGGTGGTCGAGGACGCCACGCCGACGTGGGTCGTCGACGCGGAGGTGCCGTTGCGGCGCTCGGGCTTCCTCGAGGAGTGCTACTTCACCTTCTCCTACTCGCCGGTGCGCGGGCCCGACGGTGCCGTCGAGGGGGCCGTCGACATCGTCACCGAGACCACCCGCCAGGTCGTCGCGCGCCGGCGGCTGCAGGTGCTGACCCGGCTCGACCAGGGCCTGGCCCGGGTCTCGAGCACCGCCGGCCTGGTCGACCTGGCGGTGCGCGTGCTGGGCGCCGACCCCGGCGACCTCAGCGAGGTCGAGGCGGTCCCCGGGGCGGTCGCCGACCCCGTCGTGCTCGAGAGCGTGGGCGCGCCGGGGGAGGGCACGGTGGCCCGCATCGCCCTGCCGGTGCCCGACCCGCGGGCACCCCAGCAGCACCTGCGGGTCCGGCTCAGCGACCGCCTCGCCCTCGACGAGGACTACGTCGACTTCCTGCGCTCCCTGGCTGGCGCGCTGCAGCAGGCGCTGGAGCTGATGGCCGCCCGCGACTCCGACCGCCGGCTCTCCGAGGCGCTGCAGCGCAGCCTGCTGACCCGGCCCGCCCACGGCCCCACGCTCCAGGTCGCGGTGCGCTACCAGCCCGCCGCCGAGAAGGCCCGGGTCGGCGGGGACTGGTACGACGCCTACGTGCTGCCCGACGGGGCGCTCGCCGTCATGGTCGGCGACGTCGCCGGCCACGACCAGCACGCCGCCGCCGCGATGGGCCAGCTGCGCAACCTGACCCGCGGTGTCGCCTACAGCGCCCGCCTGGCGCTGCCCGCCCGCGTGCTGAGCGACCTCGACCGCGCGATGGCCGGGCTCGGCGTCGACGAGGTCGCCACCGCGGTGCTGGCCGTGGTCGAGGACGGCGGGCCCGACGGCCAGCTGCTGCACTGGAGCAACGCCGGGCACCCGCCGCCGGTGGTCGTCGAGGCCGACGGGTCGGTGCGGCTGCTCGAGGACGTGCCCGACCTGCTGCTGGGCCTCGACCCCGAGACCCGGCGCGCCGACCACCGGCTGCGGCTGCGCCCCGGCGACACCCTCCTGCTCTACACCGACGGCCTCGTCGAGCGGCGCGACGCGGCGCTCGCCGACGGACTCGCCTGGCTGGTCGCGACCCTCGAGGGCTGGGGCGACCGCGATCCCGAGGACCTCTGCGACCACCTGCTCACCGAGGTGGGCCAGCACGAGGACGACCTGGTGCTGCTGGCCCTGCGCGCCCGCACCTGA
- a CDS encoding amidase: protein MARAAGRRAALASGMVPLADGSDMGGSLRNPASFCGVVGMRPSLGRVPEWPLYNQWETTSVGGPLARDVGDLALLLSVLAGPDPRAPMALGEPGHRFAAPLEPTPRALHGLRVAWSLDLGGAFAVDEEVAVVTEQAGRLMARHGARVHGAHPDLSEGDDTFRTLRAWHLHAKLGPLLAEHPGELKASLADNIRAGAPLTGTDVAGAYTQRTTLGERMRQFFTHHDLLVLPVSQVAPFPAEQEYPTQVAGRPMASYLDWMRSAYLVTVTGCPSIAVPAGRTPEGLPVGVQLVGPHGSDRRLLEVAAAFEAAREQG, encoded by the coding sequence GTGGCTCGAGCGGCGGGGCGGCGGGCCGCGCTGGCCAGCGGCATGGTGCCGCTGGCCGACGGCTCCGACATGGGCGGCTCGCTGCGCAACCCGGCGTCGTTCTGCGGCGTGGTGGGGATGCGCCCCAGCCTCGGCCGGGTGCCCGAGTGGCCGCTCTACAACCAGTGGGAGACGACCTCGGTCGGCGGCCCGCTGGCCCGCGACGTCGGCGACCTGGCCCTGCTGCTCTCGGTCCTGGCCGGCCCCGACCCCCGTGCCCCGATGGCGCTCGGCGAGCCCGGGCACCGCTTCGCCGCCCCGCTCGAGCCGACGCCCCGGGCCCTGCACGGGCTGCGGGTCGCCTGGTCGCTCGACCTGGGCGGGGCCTTCGCGGTCGACGAGGAGGTCGCGGTCGTCACCGAGCAGGCCGGCCGCCTGATGGCGCGCCACGGCGCCCGGGTGCACGGCGCCCACCCCGACCTCAGCGAGGGCGACGACACCTTCCGCACCCTGCGCGCCTGGCACCTGCACGCCAAGCTCGGGCCGCTGCTGGCCGAGCACCCCGGCGAGCTCAAGGCCAGCCTCGCCGACAACATCCGCGCGGGCGCGCCCCTCACCGGCACCGACGTGGCCGGCGCCTACACCCAGCGCACGACGCTCGGCGAGCGGATGCGCCAGTTCTTCACCCACCACGACCTGCTGGTGCTGCCGGTCTCCCAGGTGGCGCCCTTCCCCGCCGAGCAGGAGTACCCGACCCAGGTCGCCGGGCGCCCGATGGCCTCCTACCTCGACTGGATGCGCTCGGCCTACCTGGTCACCGTCACCGGCTGCCCCTCGATCGCCGTGCCCGCCGGCCGCACCCCCGAGGGGCTGCCGGTCGGCGTCCAGCTGGTCGGCCCGCACGGCAGCGACCGGCGCCTGCTCGAGGTCGCCGCAGCGTTCGAGGCGGCCCGTGAGCAGGGGTGA
- a CDS encoding SRPBCC family protein has translation MRISGEHVLERPVALVWDALLDPVVLVGTIPGCSRLERLPGDAGEHAYAMTVTAGVAAIKGTYDGTCTLGDLVEHESLTMHLQGAGAPGTVDARVAVRFEPAEGGTRITYDADATVGGMVGGVGQRMLTSVSRRMAAEFFGNVAAALAGGPAPAAVAPAVAGAAEREQPGTVYTTTGAGPDAFAAGNAFWQGVATGAGLVLLGVFAGARWTRRP, from the coding sequence GTGAGGATCAGCGGAGAGCACGTGCTGGAGCGACCCGTCGCGCTGGTGTGGGACGCCCTGCTCGACCCGGTGGTGCTCGTGGGCACCATCCCGGGCTGCTCGCGGCTCGAGCGGCTGCCCGGCGACGCGGGGGAGCACGCCTACGCCATGACCGTCACCGCGGGCGTGGCCGCGATCAAGGGCACGTACGACGGCACCTGCACGCTCGGCGACCTGGTCGAGCACGAGTCGCTGACCATGCACCTGCAGGGCGCCGGCGCGCCGGGCACGGTCGACGCCCGGGTCGCGGTGCGCTTCGAGCCCGCCGAGGGGGGCACCCGCATCACCTACGACGCCGACGCCACCGTCGGCGGCATGGTGGGCGGCGTCGGCCAGCGGATGCTGACCTCGGTGTCGCGGCGGATGGCCGCGGAGTTCTTCGGCAACGTCGCCGCCGCCCTGGCCGGCGGGCCCGCCCCGGCCGCGGTCGCACCGGCCGTCGCGGGGGCCGCCGAGCGCGAGCAGCCGGGCACGGTCTACACGACCACCGGTGCCGGCCCGGACGCGTTCGCGGCGGGCAACGCCTTCTGGCAGGGCGTCGCCACCGGTGCCGGGCTGGTGCTCCTGGGGGTGTTCGCGGGTGCCCGCTGGACGCGTCGGCCATGA
- the cutA gene encoding aerobic carbon-monoxide dehydrogenase large subunit, giving the protein MTTRLTGAPVQRTEDRRLLTGAGRFVDDVQVGPQTLHAAVLRSPHAHARIVDIDVDAVLDLEGVHLVWTHEDLAGVSAPLAEPLPLLIPHPALTHGRTQHALARDEVNHVGEAVAFVVADDRYVAEDAVARIRVTWEVLEPVVGLEQARAGERLVHDDVPGNVGARLEQGTADAEQMAAALEAAPHRLALDLEVERSACTPLEGRGTVARWDPDSDRLQVWTSTQTSTGVRAAVAARLGLDLGQVDVITPDVGGGFGVKINHPWPEELLVPAAARVLGRVVKFTEDRREHFVSSAHERGQLQHVEVGFDDEGRLLALDVEFWHDHGAYTPYGLIVPIITSTQLLGPYKPQLYRVVFESLYTNTTMVTPYRGAGRPQGCYAMERTMDAIAAHLGRDRTEVRAANFIQPDEFPYDQGLVFQDGRELEYDSGDYPALLEKAKALVGWDEFETFRAEMAAEGRRVGIGLACYVEGTGVGPYEGAHVHVETSGKVKVATGLTTQGQGHQTVFAQLVADELGCRFEDVEVVTGDTRRMPYAVGTFASRAAVMSGSAIHLAAKRTKEKALRIAADALEADEADLEIVEGSVRVKGSPGSAIDLGTVAVLSNPLRYAFDEASKAATQFSVGDPGRPPVAEDDEPGLEGKDFYSPERATFASGIHAVVVETDPDTAEVTILKYAVVHDCGTLVNPMIVEGQIHGGVAQGVAGALFERMAYDESGQLLNASFMDFLMPYVTEVPDGIDIDHQETPSPLNPLGIKGAGEAGVIPSAAVFAAAIEDAEGIRVTRMPMSPSDLFHLRTDQRQEPTS; this is encoded by the coding sequence GTGACCACGCGGCTGACCGGTGCCCCGGTGCAGCGCACCGAGGACCGCCGCCTGCTCACCGGCGCCGGCCGCTTCGTCGACGACGTGCAGGTCGGGCCGCAGACGCTGCACGCGGCGGTGCTGCGCAGCCCGCACGCCCACGCGCGCATCGTCGACATCGACGTCGACGCGGTGCTCGACCTCGAGGGCGTGCACCTGGTCTGGACCCACGAGGACCTCGCGGGGGTCTCGGCCCCGCTGGCCGAGCCGCTGCCGCTGCTGATCCCGCACCCGGCGCTGACGCACGGCCGCACCCAGCACGCCCTGGCCCGCGACGAGGTCAACCACGTCGGCGAGGCCGTCGCGTTCGTGGTGGCCGACGACCGCTACGTCGCCGAGGACGCCGTCGCGCGCATCCGGGTGACGTGGGAGGTGCTGGAGCCGGTGGTCGGCCTCGAGCAGGCCCGGGCCGGTGAGCGCCTGGTGCACGACGACGTGCCCGGCAACGTCGGCGCCCGGCTCGAGCAGGGCACCGCCGACGCCGAGCAGATGGCTGCGGCCCTCGAGGCGGCGCCGCACCGGCTCGCCCTCGACCTCGAGGTCGAGCGCTCGGCCTGCACCCCGCTGGAGGGCCGCGGCACGGTCGCGCGCTGGGACCCCGACTCCGACCGCCTCCAGGTGTGGACCTCCACCCAGACCTCCACCGGCGTGCGCGCCGCGGTGGCCGCGAGACTGGGCCTCGACCTGGGCCAGGTCGACGTGATCACCCCCGACGTGGGCGGCGGCTTCGGGGTCAAGATCAACCACCCCTGGCCCGAGGAGCTGCTGGTGCCGGCGGCCGCCCGCGTGCTGGGGCGGGTGGTGAAGTTCACCGAGGACCGCCGCGAGCACTTCGTCTCCTCGGCCCACGAGCGCGGCCAGCTCCAGCACGTCGAGGTCGGCTTCGACGACGAGGGCCGGCTGCTGGCCCTCGACGTGGAGTTCTGGCACGACCACGGCGCCTACACGCCGTACGGGCTGATCGTGCCGATCATCACCAGCACCCAGCTGCTCGGGCCCTACAAGCCGCAGCTCTACCGGGTGGTCTTCGAGTCGCTCTACACCAACACCACGATGGTCACGCCCTACCGCGGCGCCGGGCGCCCGCAGGGCTGCTACGCCATGGAGCGCACCATGGACGCGATCGCCGCCCACCTGGGCCGCGACCGCACGGAGGTGCGCGCGGCCAACTTCATCCAGCCCGACGAGTTCCCCTACGACCAGGGGCTGGTCTTCCAGGACGGCCGCGAGCTCGAGTACGACTCCGGCGACTACCCGGCGCTGCTCGAGAAGGCCAAGGCGCTGGTGGGGTGGGACGAGTTCGAGACGTTCCGCGCCGAGATGGCCGCCGAGGGGCGCCGGGTCGGCATCGGCCTGGCCTGCTACGTCGAGGGCACCGGCGTCGGTCCCTACGAGGGCGCCCACGTGCACGTCGAGACCAGCGGCAAGGTCAAGGTCGCCACCGGCCTGACCACCCAGGGCCAGGGCCACCAGACCGTCTTCGCCCAGCTCGTCGCCGACGAGCTCGGCTGCCGCTTCGAGGACGTCGAGGTGGTCACCGGCGACACCCGTCGGATGCCGTACGCCGTGGGCACCTTCGCCTCGCGCGCGGCGGTGATGAGCGGCTCGGCGATCCACCTGGCCGCCAAGCGGACCAAGGAGAAGGCGCTGCGGATCGCCGCCGACGCCCTGGAGGCCGACGAGGCCGACCTGGAGATCGTCGAGGGGAGCGTGCGGGTCAAGGGCTCGCCCGGCTCCGCCATCGACCTGGGCACGGTCGCGGTGCTCTCCAACCCGCTGCGCTACGCCTTCGACGAGGCCTCCAAGGCCGCCACCCAGTTCTCCGTCGGCGACCCCGGCCGGCCGCCGGTCGCCGAGGACGACGAGCCCGGCCTGGAGGGCAAGGACTTCTACAGCCCCGAGCGGGCCACCTTCGCCTCCGGCATCCACGCCGTCGTCGTCGAGACCGACCCCGACACCGCCGAGGTCACCATCCTCAAGTACGCCGTCGTGCACGACTGCGGCACGCTGGTCAACCCGATGATCGTGGAGGGCCAGATCCACGGCGGTGTCGCCCAGGGCGTCGCCGGGGCGCTCTTCGAGCGGATGGCCTACGACGAGTCCGGGCAGCTGCTCAACGCCTCGTTCATGGACTTCCTGATGCCCTACGTCACCGAGGTGCCCGACGGCATCGACATCGACCACCAGGAGACGCCGAGCCCGCTCAACCCGCTCGGGATCAAGGGCGCCGGCGAGGCCGGGGTGATCCCGTCGGCCGCCGTCTTCGCCGCGGCCATCGAGGACGCCGAGGGCATCCGGGTGACCCGGATGCCGATGTCGCCCTCCGACCTCTTCCACCTGCGGACCGACCAGCGACAGGAGCCCACCTCGTGA
- a CDS encoding (2Fe-2S)-binding protein has protein sequence MSAEEPHEVHLVVNGTTYDVQVPARRLLSDALRHDLGLTGTHVGCEHGVCGACTVLLDGRPVRACLLLAVTVDGHEVTTVEGLAGPDGTLSAVQEGFRQCHGLQCGFCTPGFLTTVTAGLRENPDPTHEEAREMVAGNLCRCTGYQNIVRAVERAAELGREQA, from the coding sequence ATGAGCGCCGAGGAGCCGCACGAGGTGCACCTCGTGGTCAACGGCACGACGTACGACGTGCAGGTGCCCGCCCGGCGCCTGCTCAGCGACGCCCTGCGCCACGACCTCGGGCTGACCGGCACCCACGTGGGCTGCGAGCACGGCGTGTGCGGCGCCTGCACCGTGCTGCTCGACGGGCGCCCGGTGCGGGCCTGCCTGCTGCTGGCGGTCACCGTCGACGGCCACGAGGTCACCACCGTCGAGGGCCTGGCCGGCCCCGACGGCACGCTCAGCGCCGTGCAGGAGGGGTTCCGCCAGTGCCACGGCCTGCAGTGCGGGTTCTGCACGCCGGGCTTCCTGACCACGGTCACCGCCGGGCTGCGCGAGAACCCCGACCCGACCCACGAGGAGGCCCGGGAGATGGTCGCCGGGAACCTGTGCCGCTGCACCGGCTACCAGAACATCGTGCGCGCCGTGGAGCGCGCCGCCGAGCTCGGCCGGGAGCAGGCGTGA
- a CDS encoding FAD binding domain-containing protein, giving the protein MKPAPVGYLRPTSLEEACRALADDPDAKVLAGGQSLVPLLSMRLAAPSTLVDINALPGLDGVEVDEAGVRVGALVRHADLLAHDGAARVQPLLRMALSHVAHAPIRNRGTTVGSLVHADAAAEMPAVLALLGGTVEVVSARGTRTVAGADLVVGPLESSLAHDEVATSAWFPALADGQGVGFAEISRRQGDYALCGVAALVRRAAGRVVEARAAYLAVDETPTVVDLLPALDGDPDGDPDEARLAAAADLALASLSPAGDIHATEQYRAHLARVLTVRVLREADDHARRRGQGGAA; this is encoded by the coding sequence GTGAAGCCCGCGCCCGTCGGCTACCTGCGCCCGACCAGCCTCGAGGAGGCCTGTCGGGCACTGGCGGACGACCCCGACGCCAAGGTGCTGGCGGGCGGGCAGAGCCTGGTGCCGCTGCTGTCGATGCGGCTGGCGGCTCCGAGCACGCTGGTCGACATCAACGCGCTGCCGGGGCTCGACGGCGTCGAGGTGGACGAGGCCGGCGTGCGGGTGGGCGCGCTGGTGCGCCACGCCGACCTGCTCGCCCACGACGGGGCCGCGCGGGTCCAGCCGCTGCTGCGGATGGCGCTGAGCCACGTCGCGCACGCCCCGATCCGCAACCGCGGCACCACCGTCGGCTCGCTGGTGCACGCCGACGCCGCCGCCGAGATGCCGGCCGTGCTGGCCCTGCTCGGCGGCACCGTCGAGGTGGTCTCCGCCCGCGGCACCCGCACCGTGGCCGGCGCCGACCTGGTCGTCGGACCGCTGGAGAGCTCGCTGGCCCACGACGAGGTCGCCACCTCGGCGTGGTTCCCCGCGCTCGCCGACGGCCAGGGGGTCGGGTTCGCCGAGATCTCGCGCCGGCAGGGCGACTACGCGCTCTGCGGGGTCGCAGCCCTCGTACGTCGGGCCGCCGGCCGGGTCGTAGAGGCCCGCGCGGCCTACCTCGCCGTCGACGAGACCCCCACCGTCGTCGACCTGCTGCCCGCCCTCGACGGTGACCCCGACGGTGACCCCGACGAGGCGAGGCTCGCGGCGGCCGCCGACCTCGCCCTCGCCTCCCTCTCGCCGGCCGGCGACATCCACGCCACCGAGCAGTACCGTGCCCACCTCGCCCGGGTGCTGACCGTCCGGGTGCTGCGCGAGGCCGACGACCACGCCCGCCGGCGCGGGCAGGGGGGAGCCGCATGA
- a CDS encoding uracil-xanthine permease family protein, which translates to MSMFRWTVVKPGQGEAVAPDERLDWGRTAGIGAQHVVAMFGATFVFPLIMGLNANLAIMMSGIATICFLLIVRNKVPSYLGTSASFVGGAAAIYNQGGSPSDVTGAILVSGVILALVGLFIHVAGTGMVNAVLPPVVTGAVVLLIGFNLAPVATSVYMPADYWIALLTMTAVIVMAVGLRGFLGRIAIFLGLIFGYVVSWLADLTLGPITSVTPSSNGEAVEHDRVDWSLVSGADWFGFPDKTTAGAVGWHLPSFSITFTLLVIPAVIALVAENVGHVKAVAEMTGRDLDPEMGRAVGADGVATVIATSIGGSPTTTYAENIGVMATTRVYSTAAYYVAAVTAILLGLVPKFGAIVNATPSAVLGGITLVLYGMIGLLGAKIWKENGVDFGNPVNLVPVAAGLVMGIGLGTDQFFPVTDDFTLGGIAAGTIIIVAGYHLARAIAPAPADGTMLSVGTEGVHHEGGQARPDHEGRHRG; encoded by the coding sequence ATGTCGATGTTCAGGTGGACCGTGGTGAAGCCCGGTCAGGGTGAGGCGGTGGCACCCGACGAGCGGCTCGACTGGGGGCGCACAGCCGGGATCGGCGCCCAGCACGTCGTGGCGATGTTCGGGGCGACGTTCGTCTTCCCGCTGATCATGGGGCTCAACGCCAACCTCGCGATCATGATGAGCGGCATCGCGACGATCTGCTTCCTGCTGATCGTGCGCAACAAGGTGCCCAGCTACCTCGGCACCAGCGCGTCCTTCGTCGGCGGCGCCGCAGCGATCTACAACCAGGGCGGCAGCCCCTCCGACGTCACGGGCGCGATCCTGGTCTCCGGCGTCATCCTCGCGCTGGTGGGCCTCTTCATCCACGTGGCCGGCACCGGCATGGTCAACGCGGTGCTGCCCCCGGTGGTGACCGGCGCGGTCGTGCTGCTGATCGGCTTCAACCTCGCCCCGGTCGCGACCTCGGTCTACATGCCGGCCGACTACTGGATCGCGCTGCTGACGATGACCGCCGTCATCGTCATGGCCGTGGGGCTGCGCGGCTTCCTGGGGCGCATCGCGATCTTCCTGGGCCTGATCTTCGGGTACGTCGTCTCCTGGCTCGCCGACCTGACCCTCGGCCCGATCACCTCGGTCACCCCGTCCTCCAACGGCGAGGCCGTCGAGCACGACCGCGTCGACTGGTCGCTGGTCTCGGGGGCCGACTGGTTCGGGTTCCCCGACAAGACCACCGCGGGCGCGGTCGGCTGGCACCTCCCGTCCTTCAGCATCACCTTCACGCTGCTGGTCATCCCCGCGGTCATCGCCCTGGTCGCCGAGAACGTCGGGCACGTCAAGGCGGTCGCCGAGATGACCGGCCGCGACCTCGACCCCGAGATGGGCCGCGCGGTCGGCGCCGACGGCGTCGCCACGGTCATCGCCACCTCGATCGGCGGCTCGCCGACCACGACGTACGCCGAGAACATCGGCGTGATGGCCACGACCCGGGTCTACTCGACCGCGGCCTACTACGTGGCGGCCGTGACCGCGATCCTGCTCGGTCTGGTCCCCAAGTTCGGGGCGATCGTCAACGCCACCCCCTCCGCCGTGCTGGGCGGCATCACCCTTGTCCTCTACGGGATGATCGGACTGCTCGGCGCGAAGATCTGGAAGGAGAACGGGGTGGACTTCGGCAACCCGGTCAACCTCGTCCCGGTCGCGGCCGGCCTGGTGATGGGCATCGGCCTGGGCACCGACCAGTTCTTCCCGGTGACCGACGACTTCACCCTCGGCGGCATCGCCGCCGGCACGATCATCATCGTCGCGGGCTACCACCTGGCGCGCGCCATCGCGCCCGCCCCGGCCGACGGCACGATGCTCTCGGTCGGCACCGAGGGCGTGCACCACGAGGGCGGCCAGGCCCGCCCCGACCACGAGGGCCGGCACCGGGGGTGA
- a CDS encoding HNH endonuclease signature motif containing protein: MSTTAAHPVGSAVARAHVVLDEVAEMSTWSMSQAETAQAIVEASRLQARLAAVQSRLLEHADTVAVQERNASPSLAVWHSNVTRSTKRESFRQVRLAEGLARHVLVREALGRGDLVAEQASVICTSLDALPDDLDPAVLEQATAALVAFAGVHDAKALRVLGRRILDVVAPEVGEAWEAELLDREEREAEKSSVFRMREDGHGRIKGSFTVPSLVGQMLEKALMAFAAPKHQIANRASTDKAPEPVRRPTARRLGDAFVELIERLDPKRLPRAGGVNATVVVTMTLASLQGGLAAAALDTGGRISAGDARRLACEAGIVPVVLDGESKPLDVGRAKRFFTKTQRIAMGIRDGGCTARGCDAPPAMCHAHHDDPWSHHGLTDLARGRLLCPYHHRRIHDPDYEVDIGADNQVTFHHRT; this comes from the coding sequence ATGTCCACCACTGCTGCGCACCCCGTCGGGAGTGCTGTCGCGCGGGCCCACGTGGTGCTGGACGAGGTCGCGGAGATGTCTACCTGGTCGATGAGCCAGGCCGAGACCGCGCAGGCGATCGTGGAGGCCTCGCGGCTCCAGGCACGGCTGGCCGCAGTGCAGTCCCGGCTGCTGGAGCACGCGGATACCGTCGCGGTGCAGGAGCGCAACGCCTCGCCGTCGTTGGCGGTGTGGCACTCGAACGTGACCCGGTCGACCAAGCGGGAGTCGTTCCGTCAGGTACGCCTGGCCGAGGGACTGGCGCGTCACGTCCTGGTGCGCGAGGCGTTGGGTCGTGGGGATCTGGTCGCGGAGCAGGCGTCGGTGATCTGTACGTCGTTGGATGCGCTGCCCGACGACCTCGACCCGGCGGTCCTCGAGCAGGCCACTGCGGCGTTGGTGGCGTTCGCTGGGGTGCACGACGCGAAGGCGCTGCGGGTGCTGGGGCGTCGCATTCTTGATGTCGTCGCCCCGGAGGTGGGGGAGGCGTGGGAGGCCGAGCTGCTCGATCGTGAGGAGCGCGAGGCCGAGAAGTCGTCGGTGTTCCGGATGCGCGAGGACGGCCACGGCCGGATCAAGGGGTCCTTCACCGTCCCGAGTCTGGTGGGGCAGATGCTCGAGAAGGCCTTGATGGCGTTCGCCGCCCCCAAGCACCAGATCGCCAACCGGGCAAGCACGGATAAGGCACCGGAACCGGTACGCCGGCCCACCGCGCGGCGGCTGGGCGATGCGTTCGTCGAGCTCATCGAACGACTCGACCCCAAGCGACTGCCCCGCGCCGGTGGGGTCAACGCGACCGTGGTCGTCACCATGACCCTCGCCTCGCTGCAGGGTGGGCTGGCGGCGGCTGCGCTCGACACCGGCGGCCGGATCTCCGCTGGCGACGCGCGGCGGTTGGCGTGCGAGGCCGGGATCGTGCCCGTCGTCCTCGACGGGGAGAGCAAACCCCTCGATGTGGGCCGGGCGAAGCGGTTCTTCACCAAGACCCAGCGCATCGCGATGGGTATCCGCGACGGCGGCTGCACCGCCAGGGGCTGCGACGCACCACCAGCGATGTGTCATGCCCACCACGACGACCCCTGGTCCCACCACGGCCTCACCGACCTGGCCCGCGGCCGCCTGCTGTGCCCGTATCACCACCGACGCATCCACGACCCCGACTACGAAGTCGACATCGGCGCCGACAACCAGGTCACCTTCCACCACCGCACCTAG